A window of Streptomyces gilvosporeus contains these coding sequences:
- a CDS encoding nuclear transport factor 2 family protein encodes MSETRTVVEEFYRRVGSGDIERLGELFAERIDWDIYGAEEVPWTGRRSTRAEAVAFFAALPDHLRLENFTVERILADGADAVALGRMSHVVKATGRTFASPFAFHLTVEDGKITRYVTFEDSLALARAFALV; translated from the coding sequence GTGAGCGAGACCCGCACCGTCGTCGAAGAGTTCTACCGCCGCGTCGGCAGCGGCGACATCGAGCGGCTGGGGGAGCTGTTCGCCGAGCGGATCGACTGGGACATCTACGGCGCCGAGGAGGTCCCCTGGACCGGACGGCGCAGCACCCGCGCCGAGGCCGTCGCGTTCTTCGCCGCCCTGCCCGACCACCTCCGGCTGGAGAACTTCACGGTCGAGCGCATCCTGGCCGACGGCGCCGACGCCGTCGCCCTCGGCCGGATGAGCCATGTCGTCAAGGCCACCGGCAGGACGTTCGCCTCGCCCTTCGCCTTCCACCTCACGGTCGAGGACGGCAAGATCACCCGCTACGTCACCTTCGAGGACAGCCTCGCGCTGGCCCGCGCCTTCGCGCTCGTCTAG
- a CDS encoding PucR family transcriptional regulator → MDPAAAAPPARTGISLRQLLMSLGEPLVELQAAPAGLDVEIRQVELLDPEDEPAASPGALVLAIGARGRAAFPALRAAGRDGAAAVAVKLDAPGQVAALSETAVEAGVALLSVRRDARWEQVDAMARAALEDAPSGGGGEAGGEQDLFALAQTTAVLTGGIVSIEDTTTRVLAYSRAGDSDEVDDLRRLSILGWQSPEEYLARLREWGVFQRLRASDEVIHIDSHPELGIRRRLAVAIRSGERQLGIIWVQEGSTALTEHADQVLVGAARVAALHLVRRRRELSADLTLTRTLAAGLLDGTTGPQPLASHLGLDAARPAAVLGFSYGGGEAAASELTRAEVSNLISVHTAARHRSALVVQADLRTYVLLPQLPRSIDLGTLRGWGQEISEAASRHLGLVLRGSVGCIVSGLGEVPESRREADRILDAMVRVGVATTVAALPDIQAEVLISELLALLGAHPELRDPRLTALVTHDSRSQGQLAESVLAYLDAFGDVRAAAAELHVHPNTLRYRLRRAEELTGLDLSRPDQRLLAMLQLRLAAAG, encoded by the coding sequence ATGGATCCAGCTGCTGCGGCACCGCCCGCCCGCACCGGCATCAGTCTGCGGCAGCTGCTGATGTCGCTGGGCGAGCCGCTGGTGGAGTTGCAGGCCGCGCCCGCCGGGCTCGATGTGGAGATCCGCCAGGTCGAGCTGCTCGACCCCGAGGACGAACCGGCCGCTTCTCCCGGTGCGCTGGTGCTGGCCATCGGGGCCCGGGGCCGCGCCGCGTTTCCCGCGCTGCGGGCCGCCGGGCGGGACGGGGCCGCCGCCGTCGCCGTGAAGCTCGATGCCCCCGGTCAGGTCGCCGCCCTCAGCGAGACCGCCGTCGAGGCGGGCGTGGCGCTGCTGTCCGTACGGCGCGACGCGCGCTGGGAACAGGTGGACGCGATGGCCCGCGCGGCGTTGGAGGACGCGCCGTCGGGGGGCGGCGGCGAGGCGGGCGGGGAGCAGGACCTCTTCGCACTGGCGCAGACCACCGCCGTGCTCACCGGGGGCATCGTCAGCATCGAGGACACCACCACCCGCGTGCTGGCCTACTCCCGCGCCGGCGACTCCGACGAGGTCGACGATCTGCGCCGGCTGTCCATCCTGGGCTGGCAGAGCCCGGAGGAGTATCTGGCGCGGCTGCGCGAGTGGGGCGTCTTCCAGCGACTGCGCGCCTCGGACGAGGTGATCCACATCGACAGCCATCCGGAGCTGGGCATCCGTCGCCGGCTGGCGGTGGCCATTCGCTCCGGAGAGCGGCAGCTGGGCATCATCTGGGTGCAGGAGGGTTCGACGGCGCTGACCGAGCACGCGGACCAGGTGCTCGTGGGCGCCGCCCGGGTCGCCGCGCTCCATCTCGTACGCCGCCGCCGGGAGCTGTCCGCCGATCTGACGCTGACCCGGACGCTGGCCGCCGGCCTGCTGGACGGCACCACGGGGCCGCAGCCGCTGGCGTCGCATCTGGGGCTCGACGCGGCCCGCCCGGCGGCCGTTCTGGGTTTCTCGTACGGGGGTGGCGAGGCGGCCGCGTCCGAGCTGACCCGCGCCGAGGTCAGCAATCTGATCTCCGTGCACACCGCGGCCCGGCACCGCAGCGCCCTGGTCGTGCAGGCCGATCTGCGCACCTATGTGCTGCTGCCGCAGCTGCCGCGCAGTATCGATCTGGGGACGCTGCGCGGCTGGGGGCAGGAGATCAGCGAGGCGGCGAGCCGCCATCTGGGGCTGGTGCTGCGCGGTTCGGTCGGCTGCATCGTGTCCGGGCTCGGGGAGGTGCCCGAGTCGCGGCGCGAGGCGGACCGGATCCTGGACGCGATGGTGCGGGTCGGGGTCGCCACCACCGTCGCCGCGCTGCCCGACATCCAGGCCGAGGTGCTGATCAGCGAGCTGCTGGCGCTGCTCGGCGCGCACCCGGAACTGCGCGACCCCCGGCTGACCGCCCTGGTGACGCACGACAGCCGCAGCCAGGGGCAGCTGGCCGAGTCCGTCCTCGCGTATCTGGACGCCTTCGGGGACGTCCGCGCCGCGGCCGCCGAGCTGCATGTGCACCCCAATACGCTGCGCTACCGGCTGCGCCGGGCCGAGGAGCTGACCGGGCTGGATCTGAGCCGGCCCGATCAGCGGCTGCTGGCGATGCTCCAGCTGCGGCTGGCGGCCGCGGGCTGA
- a CDS encoding FAD-binding oxidoreductase → MDGTTLEQLRSALRGPVIGPRDPEYPEARTIYNAMIHRRPAAVARCADAADVMAAVDFVRDHGLELAVRGGGHSGAGLCVLDDAVTLDLSPLRWVRVDPVARTARVGGGSQLGDLDHAAHAFGLGVPAGIVSTTGVGGLTLGGGHGHLTRKYGLTVDSLVGADVVLADGSFVTASATEHPDLFWALRGGGGNFGVVTSFNFQLRPVHTVGVGVTLWPVDQAREVLEWYRDFLPAASEDLSGFFAQLVVPPAPPFPEDIHGHKMCGVVWCWTGDLGAVETALAPPDGPGAPTFHFAAPMPYPALQTMFDGLMPPGLQWYWRGAFFDRISDDAIGVHLKYGENIPTDLSTMHLYPVDGAAARVGGDDTAWAYRDAVWSGVIAGIDPDPDNAAIIKEWAVDYWEELHPHSMGGAYVNFMGVGEGHDRVRATYRDHYDRLASVKRTYDPGNLFHANQNVTPAGPTTAS, encoded by the coding sequence ATGGACGGCACCACGTTGGAACAGCTGCGCAGCGCGCTGCGCGGGCCGGTCATCGGACCCCGGGACCCGGAGTATCCCGAGGCCCGCACGATCTACAACGCGATGATCCACCGGCGCCCGGCCGCCGTGGCGCGGTGTGCGGACGCCGCCGATGTGATGGCCGCGGTCGACTTCGTCCGCGATCACGGGCTGGAACTCGCCGTCCGCGGCGGCGGTCACAGCGGCGCCGGCCTGTGTGTCCTGGACGACGCCGTCACCCTCGACCTGTCACCGCTGCGCTGGGTCCGCGTCGATCCGGTGGCCAGGACCGCCCGGGTCGGCGGCGGCAGCCAGCTCGGCGATCTCGACCATGCCGCGCACGCCTTCGGCCTGGGCGTGCCCGCCGGCATCGTCTCGACGACGGGCGTCGGCGGCCTCACCCTCGGCGGCGGCCACGGCCATCTCACCCGCAAATACGGGCTGACGGTGGACAGCCTGGTGGGCGCGGACGTGGTGCTGGCCGACGGCAGTTTCGTCACCGCCAGTGCGACCGAGCACCCGGATCTGTTCTGGGCGCTGCGCGGGGGCGGCGGCAATTTCGGGGTGGTGACCTCCTTCAACTTCCAGCTGCGGCCGGTGCACACGGTGGGCGTCGGCGTGACGCTGTGGCCCGTCGACCAGGCCCGCGAGGTGCTGGAGTGGTACCGCGACTTCCTGCCCGCCGCGTCCGAGGACCTCAGCGGCTTCTTCGCCCAGCTGGTGGTGCCGCCCGCGCCGCCGTTCCCGGAGGACATCCACGGGCACAAGATGTGCGGGGTGGTGTGGTGCTGGACGGGCGATCTGGGCGCGGTCGAGACGGCGCTGGCGCCGCCGGACGGCCCCGGCGCGCCGACCTTCCATTTCGCGGCGCCGATGCCGTATCCCGCGCTCCAGACCATGTTCGACGGGCTGATGCCGCCGGGGCTCCAGTGGTACTGGCGGGGCGCGTTCTTCGACCGGATCAGCGACGACGCGATCGGGGTGCATCTGAAGTACGGCGAGAACATCCCGACGGACCTGTCGACCATGCACCTCTACCCCGTCGACGGGGCCGCGGCGCGGGTCGGCGGGGACGATACGGCGTGGGCCTACCGGGACGCCGTCTGGTCCGGCGTCATCGCGGGCATCGACCCCGACCCGGACAACGCGGCGATCATCAAGGAGTGGGCGGTCGACTACTGGGAGGAGCTGCATCCGCATTCGATGGGTGGGGCGTATGTGAACTTCATGGGCGTCGGCGAGGGCCACGACCGCGTCCGTGCCACCTACCGGGACCACTACGACCGGCTGGCGTCCGTCAAGCGGACCTACGACCCCGGCAACCTCTTCCACGCCAACCAGAACGTGACACCGGCGGGGCCCACAACCGCCTCGTAG
- a CDS encoding amino acid permease, protein MTTPPPGPVAAPPAPPGTGHSPEQSGLQSGLKNRHLSMIAVGGVIGAGLFVGSASGIKAAGPGILLSYALVGALVVFVMRMLGEMAAANPTSGSFSAYADRALGRWAGFSIGWLYWFFWVVVLAVEATAGAGILTSWVPAVPQWAWALIVMVVLTATNLASVSSFGEFEFWFAGIKVVAIAAFIVLGGLAIFGVLPGSHHAATGFGNLTSHGGFLPHGPSAILTGVLMVVFSFMGSEIVTLAAGESEDPERAVTKATKSVIWRVGIFYLGSILVVVSLLPWNDPSIVKKGSYVAALDTIGIPHAGQIMNVIVLTAVLSCLNSGLYTASRMAFSLGQRGDAPAAFARTNSRGVPQAAILASVLFGFIAVGFNYLWPTTVFQFLLNSSGAVALFVWLVICFSQLRMRGIILRENPDKLVVRMWLFPYLTWATIAMISFVLAYMLTDDSPGGGRIQVLLSLLVAVVVVGISLVRDVLARSRGALTR, encoded by the coding sequence ATGACCACACCTCCCCCCGGCCCCGTGGCCGCGCCGCCCGCACCTCCCGGCACCGGCCACTCCCCGGAGCAGTCAGGTCTCCAGTCGGGCCTCAAGAACCGCCATCTGTCCATGATCGCCGTCGGCGGGGTCATCGGCGCCGGCCTCTTCGTCGGCTCCGCCTCCGGCATCAAGGCCGCCGGCCCCGGCATTCTGCTCTCCTACGCCCTGGTCGGCGCGCTGGTCGTGTTCGTCATGCGGATGCTGGGCGAGATGGCCGCGGCCAACCCCACCTCCGGCTCCTTCTCCGCCTACGCGGACCGGGCGCTGGGCCGCTGGGCCGGCTTCTCCATCGGCTGGCTGTACTGGTTCTTCTGGGTCGTCGTCCTCGCCGTCGAGGCGACCGCCGGCGCCGGCATCCTCACGAGCTGGGTCCCGGCCGTCCCGCAGTGGGCCTGGGCACTGATCGTGATGGTCGTGCTGACCGCCACCAACCTCGCCTCGGTCTCCTCGTTCGGCGAGTTCGAGTTCTGGTTCGCGGGCATCAAGGTCGTCGCCATCGCGGCCTTCATCGTCCTGGGCGGCCTGGCGATCTTCGGCGTCCTGCCCGGCTCCCACCACGCCGCCACCGGCTTCGGCAACCTCACCTCGCACGGCGGCTTCCTGCCCCACGGCCCCAGCGCGATCCTCACCGGCGTCCTGATGGTCGTCTTCTCCTTCATGGGCAGCGAGATCGTCACCCTCGCCGCCGGCGAGTCCGAGGACCCGGAGCGCGCCGTCACCAAGGCCACCAAGAGCGTCATCTGGCGGGTGGGCATCTTCTACCTCGGCTCGATCCTGGTCGTCGTCTCCCTGCTGCCGTGGAACGACCCCTCGATCGTCAAGAAGGGCTCCTACGTCGCGGCCCTGGACACCATCGGCATCCCGCACGCCGGCCAGATCATGAACGTCATCGTGCTGACCGCCGTGCTCTCCTGCCTGAACTCCGGCCTCTACACCGCCTCCCGGATGGCCTTCTCGCTCGGCCAGCGCGGCGACGCGCCCGCGGCCTTCGCCCGGACGAACTCCCGGGGCGTCCCGCAGGCCGCGATCCTGGCCTCGGTCCTCTTCGGCTTCATCGCGGTGGGCTTCAACTACCTGTGGCCGACCACCGTCTTCCAGTTCCTGCTGAACTCCTCGGGCGCCGTCGCGCTCTTCGTCTGGCTGGTCATCTGCTTCTCGCAGCTGCGGATGCGCGGCATCATCCTGCGCGAGAACCCCGACAAGCTCGTCGTGCGCATGTGGCTCTTCCCGTACCTGACCTGGGCCACCATCGCGATGATCTCCTTCGTGCTGGCGTACATGCTCACCGACGACAGCCCCGGCGGTGGCCGGATCCAGGTGCTGCTGTCGCTGCTGGTGGCCGTGGTCGTGGTCGGCATCTCCCTGGTCCGCGACGTGCTCGCCCGGAGCCGCGGCGCTCTCACCAGGTAG